The Mycolicibacterium arabiense genome has a window encoding:
- a CDS encoding adenylate/guanylate cyclase domain-containing protein — translation MGLADDVSTGIDGVLDPTWAIRNGQVVPETTDIALKDGAVRLDATYLYADMADSTGLAQQYSDTKVAKVIRCYLNAATRIIRARGGHIRSFDGDRVMGIFIGGSKNSNSAKAALNINWAVRKVIQDRLASKWDNFDWTVNHGIGIDTGQAMLVRGGVHGQNDIISIGGAPNIAANLSDLRQNPLTIFSDVYSRLSKETKFRGDKDMWQKMGTATFGGKSVLYYSSSYTWKP, via the coding sequence ATGGGACTTGCAGACGATGTGAGCACGGGAATCGACGGAGTATTAGACCCAACCTGGGCAATCCGCAACGGCCAAGTAGTTCCAGAGACGACTGATATAGCGCTCAAAGATGGTGCCGTACGCCTCGACGCGACCTATCTCTATGCGGATATGGCGGATTCGACCGGACTAGCCCAGCAATACAGTGACACAAAGGTCGCGAAAGTAATTCGTTGTTACTTAAATGCGGCTACTCGCATCATCAGGGCGCGAGGGGGCCACATTCGCAGTTTTGACGGCGACCGAGTTATGGGGATATTCATTGGCGGGTCGAAGAACTCGAACTCGGCGAAAGCCGCACTGAATATCAACTGGGCGGTCCGTAAGGTCATCCAAGACAGGCTCGCATCGAAATGGGATAATTTCGACTGGACCGTGAACCATGGTATCGGTATTGACACCGGCCAGGCGATGCTTGTCCGAGGCGGAGTCCATGGCCAGAACGACATAATTAGCATCGGCGGCGCACCAAACATTGCCGCTAATCTAAGTGACCTTAGGCAAAATCCGTTGACAATATTTAGCGATGTTTATAGCCGCCTAAGCAAGGAGACTAAGTTCCGCGGTGACAAAGATATGTGGCAGAAAATGGGCACAGCTACATTCGGCGGCAAGTCGGTCCTTTACTACAGTTCTTCCTACACATGGAAGCCATGA
- a CDS encoding adenylate/guanylate cyclase domain-containing protein: MASMYPSIEATVGDIFKAEWNIAPGLVVPKTEDIALKNGGRLLNATYAYADLGESTKLIQSNLYKETVAKIIRAYINSATRVFRHYDGEIRSFDGDRVMAIFVGEDRNTRATRAALAINWAVEEIIPEAIKTWWSDGQDFCRITHRVGIDTGEALIVRGGVRDNNDLISIGSAPNVAAKLSDLKDGYAIYVSEAVRDDMDDEVASFPNANGTVSNIWYRFPHPKLIGDNSVVVYGTNAYWGP; encoded by the coding sequence ATGGCATCGATGTATCCCAGTATCGAGGCGACAGTAGGCGACATCTTCAAAGCAGAATGGAACATCGCCCCTGGATTAGTTGTGCCGAAGACCGAAGACATAGCGCTGAAAAACGGCGGTCGGCTCCTTAACGCGACTTACGCATACGCAGACCTCGGTGAATCAACCAAACTTATACAATCAAACCTTTACAAGGAAACAGTTGCCAAAATAATACGCGCTTACATCAACTCGGCAACCCGGGTTTTTCGCCATTACGACGGCGAAATCCGTAGTTTTGACGGTGATCGAGTGATGGCAATCTTCGTGGGTGAAGACAGAAACACTCGCGCAACGCGCGCTGCATTAGCTATTAACTGGGCGGTCGAGGAGATTATTCCCGAGGCAATCAAGACTTGGTGGTCCGACGGTCAAGATTTTTGCAGGATTACGCACCGCGTTGGTATAGACACGGGCGAGGCGCTAATCGTCCGAGGCGGCGTGAGGGATAACAATGATCTAATATCCATAGGAAGCGCTCCAAACGTGGCGGCAAAATTGAGTGATTTGAAGGACGGCTATGCTATTTATGTTTCGGAAGCCGTTCGAGATGATATGGACGACGAAGTCGCATCCTTTCCCAACGCGAACGGTACAGTGTCGAACATCTGGTATCGCTTTCCGCATCCGAAATTGATAGGTGATAATTCGGTCGTAGTTTACGGAACCAACGCGTATTGGGGGCCGTGA
- a CDS encoding Pycsar system effector family protein, translating into MDAKASFALAVESALLAGVVTLSGKDRALDGVSGWALIWYVVGVILLIAAVLCCVWTVRPRLRSSKLEFEAPVNFIYFGHLRLRTQDEVSEHLRDSDLVPVLSRQLVEMSKIAWTKHRLVQISLTFAPLGVACLAVAATYQQASGCSPS; encoded by the coding sequence GTGGACGCTAAGGCCTCGTTCGCTCTCGCAGTCGAGTCGGCACTGCTGGCCGGCGTCGTCACGTTGTCTGGAAAAGATCGTGCGCTGGACGGAGTCAGCGGCTGGGCGCTGATATGGTACGTGGTCGGTGTAATCCTCCTCATAGCGGCTGTGTTGTGCTGCGTATGGACAGTGCGACCTCGCCTGCGGAGTTCCAAACTAGAGTTTGAAGCGCCCGTCAATTTCATCTACTTTGGGCATCTGCGACTTCGTACGCAGGACGAGGTGAGCGAACACCTCCGCGACTCGGACCTAGTCCCGGTGCTGTCAAGACAGCTTGTCGAGATGAGCAAGATCGCTTGGACCAAGCACCGTCTCGTGCAGATTTCATTGACTTTCGCGCCATTAGGTGTCGCGTGCTTAGCAGTTGCTGCTACTTATCAGCAGGCGTCGGGTTGCTCGCCGTCATAG